The Scleropages formosus chromosome 3, fSclFor1.1, whole genome shotgun sequence genome contains the following window.
ggtgtcatctctcctgtcagttacagtgaatgggcagcacccattgtgtgtattcccaaaaaGGGCAATAGTGTAAGGATATGTGGAGACTACAAGGTTACTATTAACCCTTGGTTGGAAGTAGAGCAGTATCCTTTACCTCGAACACAGGATTTGTTTGCCAAgttgtcaggaggtcagagattcactaaattagatttgtctcaagcttatcaacaagtaccactagAGGAAAGCTCCAAAAGATACCTTAccataaatacaccaaaagggTTGTATACCTATAATAGGCTATCTTATGGGGTTGCTAGTgctccagccatttttcagaaaattatggatcaagtactacagggcatggatggtgtaatatgttatcttgatgatatcttgatcacaggaagtgataCGGAAAAGCACATGACAGCTTTAGAAGGAGTTTTAAAGAGATTGCAAGCATATAATCTCAGAGTCAGACgagaaaaatgctcttttttccaaagcagcgtatCCTACTTAGGGCATGTCATTGATATGGAGGGtattcaccccatgaaagaaaagactgatgccatagaaagggctgctgttcccacaaatgtgacagaactcaggtctttcttagcgttgttaaattattatggcaagttcattcctaatctttccaccatcatacagcccatgacagagttgttgcataaagatgtgaactgggaatggtcaaagaaatgtcaggcagCGTTTGAGAatgcaaaaagacatttaatgtccCATCAAGTTCTGATTCATTTCAACGCTGAGTTACCTTTAGTCTTAGCGTGTGATGCATCTCCTGTAGGAGTAGGTGCAGTACTCTCCCACAGAATGCGTGATGGTGGTGAGAGACCTATTGCATTTGCTTCAAGGATGCTGACAAAAAGTGAGCGCAACTACTCGCAAATCGAAAAAGAGGCTTTAGGATTGGTATTTggagtaatgaaattccatgattaTCTGTTTGGAAGACAGTTTACCTTAGTAACAGATCATAAGCCCCTGCTGAAAATTCTAGGTCCTAAAACAGGGATACCTACTCTCGCTGCAGCTAGAATGCAAAGATGGTCTTTGATCTTGTCtgcatacaagtatgaaatccagtacaagagatcagaacagcatggaaatgctgatgcCTTGTCGAGGTTACCCATGAACGATGATAATGCCATTAGGTCTAATCCAGTGTATAGGGTGTCTTATCTCGAAGAATTACCTGTCACTGCGAACGAAATAACACAAGAAACCGAGTCTGACCCTGTGCTCAAAAGGGTTAAGGAACATGTAATGTGTGGGTGGCCAAAGCATATATCTGAAGAAGTACTAAAGCcatacttttcaaagaaatttgaactttcCGTGGAAAATGGTTGTCTTCTTTGAGGGTATCGTGTAGTAATACCTGAAAAATTGCATGACAGATTACTGGCAGAACTTCATGACAGTCATTGGGGTATGGTAAAGATGAAATCGTTGGctagaagttttttttggtgGCCTGCTCTTGATATGGACATTGAAAATGTAGTTAGTCAGTGTGAcgtgtgtcagcagcagcatagcatgcctgctcctgttcctgtacaTACATGGAAATGGTCATCAGGACCCTGGGAGCGATTTCACTTAGATTTTGCTGAGGATcaccagcagttgtttttggtAGTAATGGATGCTTATGCTAGATGGCCTGAGATTGTTCCTATGCAATCAACTACTTCAGCAAAGACGATCGAAGTGCTGAGACATTTATTTGCAGCTTATGGTCTTCCTCAGGAAGTAGTCACTGATAATGGACCCCAGTTTACGTCCCGAGAATTTGAACAATTCTTACTGCTGAATGGGGTCAAACATACTAAATCTCCTGCGTATCATCCTGCCTCAAATGGGTTGGCTGAACGGTTggtacagaatttaaaaagagcaCTTGCAAAGAATAGAGCGGTTGGGGGTAAAACACTTCAACACTGTGTTGctaattttttgtataattaccACAACACGCCTCATAGTGCTACTCACAAGACACCAGCAGAGTTATTCCTCAAGAGATCAGTTCGTACGCGATTGTCTCTGATCAGGCCACACTTTTCACAGGCTCTGACTTGTGCGAGCCCTGCTAAAACTGAGGAACCCTGTAGAGTCAGGACCTTTACTGTTGGGCAACACGTTTTGGTAAGAAATTACAGGAGAGGGGAGAAATGGTTGCATggtgtcatttcaaaagtgctggGTCCAGTCACTTACATGGTTGATGTGAATGGAAACTGTGTAAAGAGACATGTGAATCAGATGCTGAGTAGTAAATCTAGGTGTGACAGGGGTAATGTTGAACATGGTCATGTTCCTGGCAAGGGAAGGAACTGGGTTTATGATGAGATTGACATGGATGTTAAGGGGGGCAGTGAAATTGTCATATCAGAAAGCGCTGCGACTGATTCAGAGACACAGTCAACACCTGAAGCAGTGCCGCTCTCATCAGCATCATCCTCATCACCGTCCTTCcccactgaaagtgtttttgtgaaagctcGTCCTGTTCGTAGCAGGCGTGCTCCCCAAAGGTTGAATTTGTAAAGAGTAATAATGGAACCACGGTTATAATGGAAATTTCAACCTGtaaccaacagaaagagagaaaaaaacaaaattgtgtgttGGGTGTTCTGTTCGTGGTTGATAAAGATtgcaaatattttgttctcttaagGGTAGTAAGAGATTGGAAGCTACAGGGGAggagctgtggtgttttacaccaagaacgaatcctcgagagttttgtaaaagaaaggttcctgccggcctgtagggtttaagttgacaaaggataattgttattggttagttcctaaaagaagcgggaaccgttattgggggcactatatataacgggggccTTTTCGCGCgaacgcagatgaggttccgcggtgtgaagtgagtttgcgacgcgagctactgttcttaataaactctttgtttgcacacttcaagtgttccagtgctttgtttcagggaaacctccaaagaacggtgtaccttccttttcggacaccacatgctgtgtattttaaatgtactgcaaagtatacacgtttaagttcttaaataaaagttcacattttatttaagaaatcCAGGCAcaccgggtgcgtggtgcctcagcgggcttggccaggtccgatcagtacgagtttcaaggcggtcaagtgcagaggctccatttgttattttctgtgctgtgtattataaatgcactgcaaagtatacacgtttaagttcctaaataaaatgtgaacttttattaagaaatccaaacacgccgggtgcgtggtgcctcagcgggcttggccaggtccgatgagtacgagtttcaaagcggtcgggtttcaaagcaagCGAGcacagaggctccatttaagttgttatgtactgtgctgtgtattataaatgcactgcaaagtatacacgtttaagttcttgggtaaaaggtgaacttttttttataaaatccaAGCACGCCAGGGGCGTTGTGCCTcagggggcttggccaggtGCGATGAATACGAGTTTCTAACCATTGGAGTTCCAAGGCTCCATTATAGTTGTCATATCcagtgctgtgtattataaatatgcTGCAATGTATACATGTTTAAGTTCCTGgaagaaatgtgaacatttaaaaaaaaaactatttttagcACCGGGgtgtggtgcctcagcgggcttggctgggttcgaAGAGTTCGTGTTCCGAAGAGTTTGTGTTCTGAGGCTCCACTGTAGTTGTCATATACTATACTGTGTATTCGAAATATGCTGAAATGTATACGCGTTTAAGTTCTTGGAGAAAATgtggactttttttaaaaaatctatttatcGCACGAGTGTATGGTGATTCAATGGCCTTGCTGTGATCCCGCTCGGgccaagtggcttcagacagtgtatgtatgtatattgaTGCAGAGTCACGTTCATGTCTTTGAATTTATGTATGTACAAATATAATTATGCCATGCCTTTATGTAGTGCATTTGTATCTGATTCATGTATTCTTCCTCCCTCTAATGGTAGACTTGGATTGGTGCTATTCATCAGGTTTTGCTCAGCTGGAATTTAAGAATATACATTTGCATGGCTTCTGCCTagagaagatggaaaaaagGTGAAGCCTGCAAATGCAACACACTGCAGTATTGCCAGTTTTCTCACTTCTTCACAGGTAATTGAGTCAGTGTGTGCCTGTATGCCTATAAGTGGTGTACCAGGAAAGGAGAGCAGAAgtgaatttataaataaaagtgcTAGGATTTTAAAAGTTTGAAAGTTTCAAGTTGCCTGCAAAAAAACAGTTACTCTAAAGTGCCACTGACAGCCAGTGGAGGGGAGGAAACAGAGTGAACAGGAGCACTGGAAACTGACCACAATGTTGATACAGACCGCACTGGTGCCACACATGGCTGGGTTTTGGACATACTCGTTGATATCTATAGATGTTCCTAGTCATATTGGCAACGTGAGCAAATTACAGTACGCACAAGGTAAAAAAAGATGCACAATGTAAACCATCTCATAAGCCTAGTGTCTAATAAATTGTATTTGGGAACTTATTGTTACATTGAGTTGATAGGATCCTTACCTTGGCAGGAGTTAGTGGTGTTGAGCATGGATCACATTGGACTGACAGAGTAGCCCACATTGCATGTACAAGTGTAAAACCCCTCTGTATTTTCTGCCACAGGACCAAAGATACCTGGGTCTGTTACACACTCATCAATGTATTCAGAGGGAATGCAAGACAAAAATGATGAAGACAGAAAGCACAATCTCAAGGAGCTATAAAACTAGCAAGAGATGAAGCTGCACATTCTtaatattctgttttgtttatcTGGTCCTTACAACAATATTTTGACCAAAGTGCCTTCTTAAGAGTAACACTGTGGAGATTACAGATCTGCTGCAGATATGTTAAATATCATTAGTCAGGATGTTTTCACATAAGATTTTTAATTACACATGGAGTTCAAAGTCACGGAAATGCTCAAGTCCAGGGAGAACgttaagaaaataaacactaaacatatctgtgagaaataaatggctctCGTGTCTGTCTACCTCGGTTTCCCTGTCCTCCCTCttcttctggtgtgtgtgtgtgtgtgtgtgtgtgtgtgtgtgtgtgtgtgtgtgtgtgtgtgtcagacctgTTAAGAATGTGCGTGCAAGAATGAAGTTCttgttttaacttttctctctttgtctaTGCTCAAGGGCAAACAGAGGtgactgaaatatcacatatcCTCCCTATATCCTCCCTATGTGTATAATCAATTACAGTGTTCTGTTGTTTAATATTACCTTTTATAGTCTTGTCCCTAGACCTTGACTCACTTTCTAAACCAATGAGAACTTacttctttgttctgcaaaatcaTATATAATCTTTGTGCACATGCAATAAACTTGAGGAGGATTTGGAACGAAATACGCTGCTTGACCTTTTGTCCTACTcctcccagtgatcactggtctcTGGTGTCCGGGCGGCTCTGAGGTGGCAAAAGGCTGagatagaatttaaaaaaatttctaatCTAACAGTATCCAAATCCCCTTTCTTATTTGAATATTGTTAGCTGACTTGTAAGAAGTTTAGAGATGTCTTTTTTTCAAGCAGTTTTACTTTCCCAGTTTAAACAAACACCAAAGGATGCTATCAAAGGAGCATCCACATAACTGTTTTTTAGgatatttatttagttagtttaaatattttattttacttaccTATTTCATTATTATCTTATGATGATCTCTCCCATATTATATTACAATCTATCATATCTGTCCATCACTTTCCATATAGTTTTAATACCAACTAATTTTACTTTCTTATGGTTTCAAAAAATTCTGAAGACACAGCATCCTGCTTACCTTCACAGCCAGTCAGGGGTGGGCAGGTATGTGTTAAGAGCCATATACCCTTGTTGGCAGAAGCAGGCCCCATTGATGTATTGTGACAGGTGACCACAGACTCAGTCATTGCAGACACTGCACTGCAGACAAGGCCAAAACCACTGGGTCAGTCAACAGGCCTCCAACAGGCCCATAAACAGAAAGCAACAATCCGCCATACGCAAAAGACCATATTAACAGGATTTACAAATACTGCTTATGTTTCAAATTCAACTTCTCTTACCCTCCTGCTTCTTCCCATCAATCCCCCAAGTTAGAGTTACTAGCAAAAATCATAGCATAGTAACAAGGTCAAAGCCACTGGACAGCCAGTGTTACTATAGTATAACACAATACTCTATACTCACTGACAGCAAAGGTAACACGGCAATAAATGCCTGGTAGTGTCACATTAAACAGGAAGAAGACAGATTTGTATAACTTTattcaaaatgtataaaaccTTATTCCTAAAACTTGtataatat
Protein-coding sequences here:
- the LOC114910218 gene encoding uncharacterized protein K02A2.6-like, giving the protein MPKFCKPRTVPYALRDNVEQELCKLEAEGVISPVSYSEWAAPIVCIPKKGNSVRICGDYKVTINPWLEVEQYPLPRTQDLFAKLSGGQRFTKLDLSQAYQQVPLEESSKRYLTINTPKGLYTYNRLSYGVASAPAIFQKIMDQVLQGMDGVICYLDDILITGSDTEKHMTALEGVLKRLQAYNLRVRREKCSFFQSSVSYLGHVIDMEGIHPMKEKTDAIERAAVPTNVTELRSFLELPLVLACDASPVGVGAVLSHRMRDGGERPIAFASRMLTKSERNYSQIEKEALGLVFGVMKFHDYLFGRQFTLVTDHKPLLKILGPKTGIPTLAAARMQRWSLILSAYKYEIQYKRSEQHGNADALSRLPMNDDNAIRSNPVYRVSYLEELPVTANEITQETESDPVLKRVKEHQQGEETEEENQTEVTADLNPETAPAS